In Streptacidiphilus sp. P02-A3a, the DNA window CCAGCGTCCGGAGAAGTTCGCCCGGGAGCCGTGGGTGAGGTGGCCGCCGTGGGCCAGCGACATGGCCAGTACCGCGTCGCCCGGGCGCAGCACCGCGGCGTAGGCGGCGAGGGTCGCGGCGGTACCGCTGTTCGGCTGGACGTTGGCGTGCTCGGCGCCGAACAGCGTCCGGGCCCGGTCGACGGCCAGCCGCTCCACGGCGTCGGCCTGGGCGCAGCCGGTGTGGTGCCGGTGGCCCGGGTAGCCCTCCGCGTACTTGTCGGCGAGGGCGCCGCCGAGGATCGCGCGGACCCCGGGCAGTGACAGGTTCTCCCCGGCGAGCAGGTGCAGTTGGCTGCGCCGGCGCTCGTCCTCGGCGTCCAGCAGCGCCGCCAGCGCGGGGTCGTCGCCGAGCACCGGGGCCGCCGGGCGATCCGTTGACCTGGTGACCACTGCCATCGCCTCATTCCCTGCGGGCGCCCGGCCGGTCGTCGGCGCGCCCATCGGATGAGGCAACTCTAGGTCGGGAAAAACGGTCCTGCGCGGTCTAGACGCTCACTCGGGCGACACCGGTCAGGGCGGTGACGATGGGATCGAGCGCGTCGAAGATCTCTTCGCCGCAGTTGCGGAACATGCCCAGCGGCGCGCCGTAGGGGTCGTCCACCTCGTCCGCCTCCGGGGTCGCCGCCAGCAGCCAGCCGCGCAGCGCGGCGGCGGCGCGGACCAGGGCGCGGGCCCGGTCGGCCACGTCACCGGGCCGGTCGGAGGCCTCCGGCAGGGTGGCCGGGTCTATCGCCCGGACCAGCCGGGTGAACTCCTTGAGAGTGAAGGTGCGCAGCCCGGCGGCGTGGCCCATGGAAATCACCTGCGCCCGGTGGTCCAGGGTCGCGGTCAGTACCAGGTCCGCGCCGATGACGTGCTCGTCCAGCAGTTCCCGACCGATGAAGCCGCGCGGGTCGGCGCCGTACTCGCCGAGGATCTCGGCGGCGTTGGTCTCCATCGGGGCGCCCTCGTGGCCCCAGGTGCCCGCGCTCTCCACCAGGATGTCCCCGGCGCTGCTGCCGAGCCGGTGGTTCAGCTCGTGCCGGGTCAGCCGCTCGGCGATGGGCGAGCGGCAGACGTTGCCGGTACAGACGTACAGGATGGTGAAAGCGCCGTGGCGGGGCTCGGCGCCGCCGTAGTACGGGCGCTGGACGGGCCGCGCGTGGCGGCCGACCGACACCGAACCGCCCAGGGGAACGACGGAACCCGCCGTGGCCCCCCGCTGGGGGCCGACGGCGTGCGCTCCGCTGCGACCGTTCCGGCTGGGGTCGGTCACCTCCCGGCCTCCACCAGGTCGGGTACCACCTCGCGCAGCTGGGCGGCGGTCACCGCACCGGCCCGCAGCAGCACCGGGACCTTGCTGGTGACGTCGACGATGCTGGACGGGGTGGCGTGGTCCGCCCGGCCGCCGTCGAGGTAGATCGAGACCCGGTCGCCGAGCTGCTGCTGGGCCTCGTCGCAGTCGGCCGGGGAGGGGCCGCCGGTGAGGTTGGCGCTGGAGACCGCGAGCGGGCCGGTGATGTTCAGCAGTTCGATGGCGACGGGGTGCAGCGGCATCCGGATGGCGACGGTGCCCCGGGAGTCGCCGAGGTCCCAGCGCAGCGACGGCTGGTGCCGGGTGACCAGGGTCAGGCCGCCCGGCCAGAAGGCGTCCACCAGCTCCCAGGCGGACTCGCTGAAGTCGCTGACCAGGCCGTGCAGCGTGGTCGGCGAGCCGACCAGGACCGGCGAGGGCATGTGCCGGCCGCGGCCCTTGGCGGCCAGCAGGTCCGCCACGGCTTCCGGCTTGAAGGCGTCCGCGCCCAGCCCGTACACGGTGTCGGTGGGCAGCACGACCAGCTCGCCCCGGCGGATCGCCGAGGCGGCCTCGCGCAGTCCGGTGGCACGGTCGGTCGGATCGGCGCAGTCGTAGCGGCGGCTCATCGGTGCTGGTCCCTTCCCTGGACGGGCGTGCGGTTGGTACGGCGGCAGCTCACGGCGCTGCCCTGCGGGCGGTGGCGAAGCGCGGGCGGTTGTTGAGGTCGCGGTGGTCGGCGGCGTCGGTCCAGCCGCCCTCCTCGCGGAAGATCCACGGCACCAGGCCGCCCTGGGTGTCGGCGTGCTCGACGACGACCACCCCACCGGGCCGCAGCAGCCGCGCGGCGACCCGTTCGATGCCCCTGATGGTGTCCAGGCCGTCCTCGCCGGAGAACAGCGCCAGCTCCGGGTCGTGGTCGCGGGCCTCGGGGGCGACGTACTCCCACTCGGTCAGCGGGATGTACGGCGGGTTGCTGATCACCAGGTCGAAGCGGCCGGCCAGCTCCGGCTGGTCGGCGAAGGCCTTGGTGGCGTCGCCCTGGGTGAGGCTGATCCTGGGCGCGTCCGGGCTGGCGTCCACGTTCCGGCGGGCCCAGCCGTAGGCCTGGTCGGACAGCTCGACCGCGTGCACCCGGCTGCGCGGGACCTCCTGCGCCAGCGCCAGCGCGATCGCGCCGGAGCCGGTGCACAGGTCCACCACCAGCGGCTCGGCGACGTCCATGGAGCGCAGCGCGTCTATGGCCCAGCCGACCACCGACTCGGTCTCCGGGCGCGGCACGAACACCCCGGGCCCGACCTGGAGCTCCAGGTAGCGGAAGAAGGCCCGGCCGGTGATGTGCTGGAGCGGTTCGCGGGCCTCCCGGCGGGAGATGACCTCCCAGTAGCGGGCGTCGAACTCGGCGTCGGCGACGGTGTGCAGTTCGCCCCGCTTGACCTCGTGCACGTAGGCGGCCAACTCCTCGGCGTCGAAGCGCGGCGAAGGCACACCGGCGGCAGCCAACCGCTGGGTGGCCTGGGCCACCTCGGCGAGCAGCAGGTTCACTGCGTACCTCCTCGGAGTTCGACGACGTTCAGTGGTGCTGGGTTCAGTGGTGGCGCGCTCAGTTGTTCTGGGCCGCGGCTTCGAGCCGGGCGGCGGCGTCGGCGTCGACGGCCGACTGGATGATCGAGTCCAGCTCGCCGCTGAGGACCTGGTCCAGGTTGTACGCCTTGAAGCCGGTCCGGTGGTCCGAGATCCGGTTCTCCGGGTAGTTGTAGGTGCGGATCCGCTCCGACCGGTCCACCGTGCGGACCTGGCTGCGGCGGGCGTCGCTGGCCTCCTGGTCGGCGGTCTCCTGGGCGGCGGCGAGCAGCCGCGAGCGCAGGATCCGCATCGCCTGCTCCTTGTTCTGGAGCTGGCTCTTCTCGTTCTGGCAGGAGGCGACGATACCGGTCGGCAGGTGGGTGATCCGCACCGCCGAGTCGGTGGTGTTGACCGACTGCCCGCCGGGGCCGGACGAGCGGTAGACGTCGATCCGCAGGTCGTTCGCGTTGACCTCGACCTCGACCTCCTCGGCCTCCGGGGTGACCAGCACACCGGCGGCGGAGGTGTGGATCCGGCCCTGCGACTCCGTCGCGGGCACCCGCTGCACCCGGTGCACGCCGCCCTCGTACTTCAGCCGCGCCCAGACGCCGTGGCCCGGCTCGGCGCCGCCACGGGCCTTGACCGACACCTGGACGTCCTTGTAGCCGCCGAGGTCGGACTCGTTGGCGTCGATGATCTCGGTCCGCCAGCCGACCTTCTCCGCGTAGCGCAGGTACATCCGCAGCAGGTCCCCGGCGAACAGTGCGGACTCCTCGCCGCCCTCCCCCGCCTTGACCTCCAGCAGGACGTCCTTGTCGTCGTTCGGGTCGCGCGGGACCAGCAGCAGCCGCAGGTCCTCGGTGAGCTCCTGGCGGCGGTGCTCCAGCTGCTTGATCTCGGCGTAGAAGTCCGGGTCGTCGGCGGCGAGCTCGCGCGCGGTCTCGATGTCCTCACCGGTCTGCCGCCAGGCGCGGTACGCGGCGGTGATCGGGGTCAGCTCGGCGTAGCGCTTGGAGAGCTTCCGGGCCTCGTTCGGATCGGCGTGGACGCCGGGTTCGGCCAGCCGCTCTTCGAGAACCGCGTGCTCGCTCAGGAGCTCCTCGACTGCCTCGAACATGGGGCTGTGCCTTCTTCCGACGTGCGTGGGGGTGGAGGGTTGCGGAACGTGTGGGGCAACGCGAACGACGCCGACCGGGCGCACCCTACTCACTTGGCAATGAAGTGCAGTGGGGACGCGTCCAGCCGGCGTCGAAAGTGCGCTAGCCCAGCTTCGCGGCGTGCTTCTTGCCGAAGCGGGCCTCGAAGCGCGCCACGCGGCCACCGGTGTCCATGATCTTCTGCTTGCCGGTGTAGAAGGGGTGGCAGTTCGAGCAGATTTCGGCGCGCATGACGCCGGAGGGCTCGGTGCTGCGAGTGGTGAACTCGTTGCCGCACGTGCAGGTGACGTGGGTGACCACGTAGGTCGGGTGGATCTCGGGCTTCAAGGGGTGCTCCTAGGTTCGGGAGGGCTCCGGGTCGGATGGCGGGCTGCCATTCGTGAACCGGGACCGACGTACCAGTCTGCCAGGACTGGCCGCATACCCCAAAACGAGGGAACGGGGCGGGGTATTCCGCGGGTCGCGCGGGCGTCAGTGGGTGGCGGTGGCGGACTTCTCGGCTGCCTCGGCGGCGGAGACGGCCGCCGCGGCCTCGGAGGCGACCGAGGCGGGCGTGCCAGTGGCACCGGCCGTCCCGGTGGTTCCGGCAGCCGGGGTGGTTCCGACTGTCGGGGTGGTTCCGGCAGTCGGGGTGGTTCCGGCAGCCGGGGTGGTTCCGGCCGTCGGGGTGGTTCCGGTCGCGGGGGTGCTCGTGTCGGCGGTCGGGGCGGCGGAGTCGGCCGGGTTGGCGATCTGCAACCGCAGCACCGACTGCGGTACCGGCAGGTCCCCCGCCAGCGCCGCCCACAGGTCGGCCGCCTGCGGGTCGAGGGCGACCAGGCGGTTGGGGTCGCTGGGGGCGACGGTGGTCGGCATGGTGACCGAGGTGAGGTTGCCCGCGTTGATGCCCCGCAGGCTCTCCGCGAAGGAGGTGAGCGAGGTGATCGAGCCCAGGTCGCTGTCGGTGGTCAGCGAGCTGGTCGCGGTGTCGGCGAGGTCGTACAGCCGGGCCGGGTTGCCGAGCAGGTCCAGCCCCTCGGCCTGGGTCAGCACCGAGCGGATCATCTGCTGCTGGAGCTCGATCCGGCCCAGGTCGCTGCCGTCGCCGACGCCGTGCCGGGTGCGCACGAAGGCCAGCGCGTCGACGCCGTCCAGGTGGTGGGTCCCGGCGGGCAGGTGCAGGCCGCTCAGGTCGTCGTCGATCGGGACGGTGGTGGTCACGGTGACCCCGCCGAGCGCGTCGATCAGCTTGGCGAAGCCGGAGAAGTCCAGCTCGACGAAGTGGTCCATCCGCAGCCCGGTCATCGACTCGACGGTCTTCACCGCGCAGGCCGGGCCGCCGACCTGGTACGCGCTGTTGAACATCACCCCGTCCGCCTCCGGCAGCACCGTGCCGTTGGTGCCGGGGCCGGTGCCGGTGCAGGAGGGGCGGCTGACCAGGGTGTCCCTCGGGATGCTGACCACGGTCCCCCGGTTGTGCGCCTCGTTGACGTGGACCAGCATCGCGGTGTCCGAGCGGGCGGTGCCGTCGGTGACGCCGCCGGCCAGCGTGCGGTTGGCGCCGGACCGCGAGTCGGAGCCCAGTACCAGGATGTTCATCGCACCGGTGCTGGACGCGGCCGGGCGGTCGCTGCCCAGGGCCTTGGAGATGTCCACGGTCCTGATGTTGTGGTTGAGCCGCCAGAACAGGTACCCGGCCGTGCCCGCGCAGACCAGCACCACCGCCAGCGTGCTCCAGGCGGCGATCCGCAGGATCCGGCGCCCGGCGCGGGGGCGGGGTCCCGGCTGGTCACTGTTCGGCTGGTCACTGTTCGGCTGGTCGTCGTTCGGCTCGTCGTCGTTCGTCACGGCGGGGACCGTCCTTAGCTGCCGACCCTCGGTGTATTCGTACGATTTCATACCGTTATGTCGGTTACCAGGTGAGCGTACGCGAGGCCGACGGCCCCCGCCCCCGCGCGGCGGCGGGGGCGGGGCCGGGACACAGGAAACGCCGCGGCCCCGGGCCAGTGGCCCGGGGCTGCGGCGTGGGTTGATGCCGGGGTCAGTCCTGACCCGGCGTCGTCTTCGCGATCTGCATCAGGAACTCGGCGTTGCTGGAGGTCTTCTTCATCTTGTCCACCAGCAGCTCGATCGCCTGCTGCGAGTCGAGCGCGTGCAGCACCCGGCGCAGCTTCCAGACGATCGCCAGCTCCTCCGCGCCCAGCAGGATCTCTTCCTTACGGGTGCTGGACGCGTCCACGTCCACCGCCGGGAAGATCCGCTTGTCGGCGAGCTTGCGGTCGAGCTTGAGCTCCATGTTGCCGGTGCCCTTGAACTCCTCGAAGATCACGTCGTCCATCCGCGAGCCGGTGTCGACCAGCGCGGTGGCGATGATGGTCAGCGAGCCGCCGTTCTCGATGTTGCGCGCCGCGCCGAAGAACTTCTTCGGCGGGTAGAGCGCGGTCGAGTCGACACCACCGGACAGGATCCGCCCGGAGGTCGGGGCCGCCAGGTTGTAGGCGCGGCCCAGACGGGTGATCGAGTCCAGCAGCACGACCACGTCGTGGCCCAGCTCCACCAGTCGCTTGGCGCGCTCGATGGCGAGCTCGGCGACGGTGGTGTGGTCCTCGGCCGGGCGGTCGAAGGTCGAGGAGATGACCTCGCCCTTGACCGACCGCTGCATGTCGGTGACCTCTTCCGGACGCTCGTCGACCAGGACGACCATCAGGTGGCACTCGGGGTTGTTGTGGGTGATCGCGTTGGCGATCGCCTGCATGATCATCGTCTTGCCGGTCTTCGGCTGGGCGACGATCAGACCACGCTGGCCCTTGCCGATCGGCGTGACCAGGTCGATGATCCGGGTCGTGATGACCCCCGGGTCGGTCTCCAGGCGCAGCCGCTCCTGCGGGTACAGCGGGGTGAGCTTGTTGAATTCGGGACGGTTGCGGCCGGAGTCCGGCTCGCTGCCGTTCACCGAGTCCAGCCGGACCAGCGCGTTGAACTTCTCGCGGCGCTCGCCGTCCTTGGGCTGGCGCACCGCGCCGGTGATCGCGTCACCCTTGCGCAGGCCGTTCTTGCGGACCTGGGCCAGCGACACGTACACGTCGTTCGGGCCGGACAGGTAGCCGGAGGTCCGCACGAAGGCGTAGTTGTCCAGGATGTCCAGGATCCCCGCCACCGGGATCAGCACGTCGTCGTCGTTGACCTGCTGCTCGGTCGGGGCGTCGAAGCCGTCCCGGCGGTTGCGGCGGTTGCGGTCGCGGTAGCGTCCGCGCCGACGGCCACCGAACTCGTCGTCCTCCTGGTAGCCGGCCTGGCTCTGCTGCTGGCTCTGCTGGCCCTGGCTGCCCTGGCCCTGCTGACGGCTGCCCTGGCCCTCCTGGGACTGGTTGCCGCGGTCGCGGTCGCGGTCCCGGCGGTTGCGCCGCTCGCCGCGCTCACCGCGCTCGTTGCCGGTGCGGTCCCGGCGGCCCTCGCCACCGTCGGCCTCGGCGGGCGGAGCGGCGACCGAGCCGCCGGCGGCGACCGCGCCGGTGTCCTGCCCGCGGTCCCGGCGGTCCCGACGCTCGCGGCGGCCCTCACGGGCCTCCGCGCCCTCGGTCCGGCCCTGCTCCGTCGCCGGACGCTCGCGGACCTCGGTGGCCACCGAGGCGGAGGCCTCGGCGGGCGCGGCGGCGGTCGGCGCGGCCTGCGCCGCGCTCTCCGGAGCGGCCGTCAGCGACGTGGCCGGGGCGGTGGCCCGGCGGCTGCGGCGGGGAGCCCGCTCGGCGACCGGGGCGTCGCCCGCCACCTGCACCGGGATGTCGATCTGCTGCTGCTCGGCGGCACGCGCCCGAGCGGTCCGGCGAGCCGGGGCGGGCTCGGCCGCGGGGGCCGGCTCGGCCGCCGGGGCGGCGGGCTCGGCAGCGGCGGCGGCCTTCGTCGCGCGCGGCGCCCGCTTGGCGGGGGCCTCGGCGGCGGCGAGCAACGGGTCCCCGCCGCTCTTCGCCTTGATGGCGTCGATCAGGTCGCCCTTGCGCATCCGGCCTGTGCCGCTGATGCCGAGGCCGGTTGCGAGCTGCTGGAGCTCAGCGAGCACCATGGCGTTGAGCCCGGTGCCCGTGGTCCGACGGCGCTTCGGCGCGGAGGCCGTGTCTGCGTCCGACGCGTCAGCGTCCGGGCGCGCGCCCATCAGATCGGTGGTGTCGCTCACGAAGGGTCCTTCCCTGGAGCGGACGTCGGCCTGTCTGGCTCGGCGACCGGTTGTGCTGTCCGCGACTGCGCTCGTTTTCACAGTTGCGGGGCGGTGGTCCGCCGGATGGCGGTCATACGAGAGTGCGGTGTCCCCTTGCGGTGTCCTGGTGCTCACGCACACCGCGTTCCGGGCCCCCGTCGCGTGTCTGGTTTCCCTTCCCCGGACTGCAGTCTCGGCACGGGCTGTGCGTCACATGCGGGACTGAGGCACCGACACGGCTTCGGGATGCGGTCACCATTGCGCAGGCAGGCTGCGTACGCGCTGTGACGGGCTCCCGGAGAATTGCTGTCCCGGAGCTGTCGTCCCGCGTGAACGGAACGGGCCAGAAGCGGGACGCGGCGCACCGGGC includes these proteins:
- a CDS encoding protein-tyrosine-phosphatase, producing the protein MLYVCTGNVCRSPIAERLTRHELNHRLGSSAGDILVESAGTWGHEGAPMETNAAEILGEYGADPRGFIGRELLDEHVIGADLVLTATLDHRAQVISMGHAAGLRTFTLKEFTRLVRAIDPATLPEASDRPGDVADRARALVRAAAALRGWLLAATPEADEVDDPYGAPLGMFRNCGEEIFDALDPIVTALTGVARVSV
- a CDS encoding L-threonylcarbamoyladenylate synthase; the encoded protein is MSRRYDCADPTDRATGLREAASAIRRGELVVLPTDTVYGLGADAFKPEAVADLLAAKGRGRHMPSPVLVGSPTTLHGLVSDFSESAWELVDAFWPGGLTLVTRHQPSLRWDLGDSRGTVAIRMPLHPVAIELLNITGPLAVSSANLTGGPSPADCDEAQQQLGDRVSIYLDGGRADHATPSSIVDVTSKVPVLLRAGAVTAAQLREVVPDLVEAGR
- the prmC gene encoding peptide chain release factor N(5)-glutamine methyltransferase; protein product: MNLLLAEVAQATQRLAAAGVPSPRFDAEELAAYVHEVKRGELHTVADAEFDARYWEVISRREAREPLQHITGRAFFRYLELQVGPGVFVPRPETESVVGWAIDALRSMDVAEPLVVDLCTGSGAIALALAQEVPRSRVHAVELSDQAYGWARRNVDASPDAPRISLTQGDATKAFADQPELAGRFDLVISNPPYIPLTEWEYVAPEARDHDPELALFSGEDGLDTIRGIERVAARLLRPGGVVVVEHADTQGGLVPWIFREEGGWTDAADHRDLNNRPRFATARRAAP
- the prfA gene encoding peptide chain release factor 1, translated to MFEAVEELLSEHAVLEERLAEPGVHADPNEARKLSKRYAELTPITAAYRAWRQTGEDIETARELAADDPDFYAEIKQLEHRRQELTEDLRLLLVPRDPNDDKDVLLEVKAGEGGEESALFAGDLLRMYLRYAEKVGWRTEIIDANESDLGGYKDVQVSVKARGGAEPGHGVWARLKYEGGVHRVQRVPATESQGRIHTSAAGVLVTPEAEEVEVEVNANDLRIDVYRSSGPGGQSVNTTDSAVRITHLPTGIVASCQNEKSQLQNKEQAMRILRSRLLAAAQETADQEASDARRSQVRTVDRSERIRTYNYPENRISDHRTGFKAYNLDQVLSGELDSIIQSAVDADAAARLEAAAQNN
- the rpmE gene encoding 50S ribosomal protein L31, translating into MKPEIHPTYVVTHVTCTCGNEFTTRSTEPSGVMRAEICSNCHPFYTGKQKIMDTGGRVARFEARFGKKHAAKLG
- a CDS encoding LCP family protein → MTNDDEPNDDQPNSDQPNSDQPGPRPRAGRRILRIAAWSTLAVVLVCAGTAGYLFWRLNHNIRTVDISKALGSDRPAASSTGAMNILVLGSDSRSGANRTLAGGVTDGTARSDTAMLVHVNEAHNRGTVVSIPRDTLVSRPSCTGTGPGTNGTVLPEADGVMFNSAYQVGGPACAVKTVESMTGLRMDHFVELDFSGFAKLIDALGGVTVTTTVPIDDDLSGLHLPAGTHHLDGVDALAFVRTRHGVGDGSDLGRIELQQQMIRSVLTQAEGLDLLGNPARLYDLADTATSSLTTDSDLGSITSLTSFAESLRGINAGNLTSVTMPTTVAPSDPNRLVALDPQAADLWAALAGDLPVPQSVLRLQIANPADSAAPTADTSTPATGTTPTAGTTPAAGTTPTAGTTPTVGTTPAAGTTGTAGATGTPASVASEAAAAVSAAEAAEKSATATH
- the rho gene encoding transcription termination factor Rho codes for the protein MSDTTDLMGARPDADASDADTASAPKRRRTTGTGLNAMVLAELQQLATGLGISGTGRMRKGDLIDAIKAKSGGDPLLAAAEAPAKRAPRATKAAAAAEPAAPAAEPAPAAEPAPARRTARARAAEQQQIDIPVQVAGDAPVAERAPRRSRRATAPATSLTAAPESAAQAAPTAAAPAEASASVATEVRERPATEQGRTEGAEAREGRRERRDRRDRGQDTGAVAAGGSVAAPPAEADGGEGRRDRTGNERGERGERRNRRDRDRDRGNQSQEGQGSRQQGQGSQGQQSQQQSQAGYQEDDEFGGRRRGRYRDRNRRNRRDGFDAPTEQQVNDDDVLIPVAGILDILDNYAFVRTSGYLSGPNDVYVSLAQVRKNGLRKGDAITGAVRQPKDGERREKFNALVRLDSVNGSEPDSGRNRPEFNKLTPLYPQERLRLETDPGVITTRIIDLVTPIGKGQRGLIVAQPKTGKTMIMQAIANAITHNNPECHLMVVLVDERPEEVTDMQRSVKGEVISSTFDRPAEDHTTVAELAIERAKRLVELGHDVVVLLDSITRLGRAYNLAAPTSGRILSGGVDSTALYPPKKFFGAARNIENGGSLTIIATALVDTGSRMDDVIFEEFKGTGNMELKLDRKLADKRIFPAVDVDASSTRKEEILLGAEELAIVWKLRRVLHALDSQQAIELLVDKMKKTSSNAEFLMQIAKTTPGQD